The Caloenas nicobarica isolate bCalNic1 chromosome Z, bCalNic1.hap1, whole genome shotgun sequence genome has a segment encoding these proteins:
- the MRPL50 gene encoding large ribosomal subunit protein mL50, with translation MAAAAAARRVLGRRPGLGVPARRAFWGGRRKEEKEVEADKIILQEKSEPSPICPPPRSRKYHPPEDIQSYLESHVKEVFGPSLPSNWQQTPLKENKLKYRLLAQLAAELGHAVPNSQLHLMCTAEDVLNFYSTPVKDASKFDELCASELPPNLKIVWKQ, from the exons atggcggcggcggcggcggcgcggcgggtgCTGGGCCGGCGGCCGGGCCTCGGTGTTCCGGCGCGGAGGGCCTTTTGGGGCGGCCGGAG gaaggaggagaaagaagtaGAAGCAgacaaaataattcttcaaGAGAAAAGTGAACCCAGCCCGATCTGTCCCCCACCACGCAGCAGAAAGTATCATCCTCCAGAAGATATACAGAGCTACCTTGAATCTCATGTCAAGGAGGTTTTTGGACCCTCCCTTCCTAGTAATTGGCAGCAGACACCcctcaaagaaaacaagttaaaGTATCGCCTCCTGGctcagctggcagcagagcttggTCACGCTGTCCCAAATTCACAGCTCCATCTGATGTGCACTGCTGAGGATGTCTTGAATTTCTACAGCACTCCTGTGAAGGATGCGTCCAAATTTGATGAACTGTGTGCTTCAGAGCTGCCCCCAAACCTTAAGATTGTCTGGAAGCAGTGA
- the ALDOB gene encoding fructose-bisphosphate aldolase B: MTHQFPALSPEQKKALSDIAQRIVASGKGILAADESVGTMGNRLQRINVENTEENRRAFREILFSSDASINQSIGGVILFHETLYQKDSSGKPFPALIKEKGIVVGIKLDKGTAPLAGTNGETTIQGLDGLAERCAQYKKDGVDFGKWRAVLKITSTTPSQLAIQENANALARYASICQQHGLVPIVEPEILPDGDHDLQRCQYVTEKVLAAVYKALNDHHVYLEGTLLKPNMVTAGHSCTKKYTPQDVAIATVTTLLRTVPAAVPGICFLSGGQSEEEASVNLNAMNQSPLPKPWKLTFSYGRALQASALAAWVGKSENKKAAQEAFCKRAQINSLACRGQYVVSGKTDTAATQSLFTASYTY; the protein is encoded by the exons ATGACCCACCAGTTCCCAGCCCTGTctccagagcagaagaaagctcTTTCAGACATTGCTCAGCGGATTGTGGCTTCAGGAAAGGGGATCTTAGCTGCAGATGAATCAGTGG GTACCATGGGGAACAGACTGCAGAGGATCAATGTGGAGAACACAGAGGAGAATCGCCGGGCTTTTCGAGAGATTCTCTTCTCTTCAGATGCTTCCATCAACCAGAGCATTGGAGGAGTGATCCTCTTCCACGAGACTCTCTATCAAAAAGATAGCAGTGGAAAGCCATTTCCAGCGCTCatcaaagaaaaaggcattgtGGTGGGAATAAAG CTGGATAAAGGCACAGCACCCCTAGCAGGAACCAATGGAGAAACCACCATCCAAG GGCTGGATGGACTGGCTGAGCGCTGTgcccagtacaagaaagatggTGTTGACTTTGGCAAGTGGCGTGCAGTGCTGAAAATCACCAGCACAACACCCTCTCAACTCGCCATCCAAGAGAATGCCAATGCATTGGCACGCTATGCCAGCATCTGCCAGCAG caTGGCTTGGTGCCCATTGTGGAGCCAGAGATCTTGCCTGACGGAGATCATGATCTCCAGCGCTGCCAGTATGTCACAGAAAAG GTTCTGGCTGCTGTCTACAAGGCTTTGAATGATCATCATGTGTACCTGGAAGGGACACTGCTGAAACCCAACATGGTGACAGCTGGGCATTCCTGTACCAAGAAGTACACCCCTCAGGATGTGGCCATAGCAACTGTCACGACTCTTCTCCGCAccgttcctgctgctgttcccg GAATCTGCTTCCTGTCCGGAGGTCAGAGTGAGGAGGAGGCTTCTGTCAACCTGAACGCCATGAATCAGTCCCCTCTGCCTAAACCTTGGAAACTGACCTTTTCATACGGGAGAGCCCTGCAAgcctctgccctggcagcaTGGGTGGGCAAAAGCGAGAACAAGAAGGCTGCACAGGAGGCCTTCTGCAAGCGGGCACAG attaaCAGTTTGGCTTGCAGAGGACAGTACGTTGTGTCTGGGAAGACTGACACAGCTGCCACGCAGTCACTTTTCACTGCCAGTTACACTTACTGA